From a single Larimichthys crocea isolate SSNF chromosome XIII, L_crocea_2.0, whole genome shotgun sequence genomic region:
- the nfkbid gene encoding NF-kappa-B inhibitor delta isoform X1, whose protein sequence is MHFDKSPKEKPCCTLPTVKKLLEQKRRRETSSVPPSCSTASTSPVPTPTVTQLSASEPFTITGAASSYSDMAVSYESWTPAPESTLSYYPSHPGSSYAPAYSLPMTSEYGTQQQGSGYIDTMPQTYQECPMTVADPNMAASWSLLGPSLPTQLTFGSTMDATKLEEARMLLQQMDYSRATRQDEDGDTILHIYTAKGLRECAYAAAERLRDVGRLDAKEHKGKTALLVAVTANQPEIVQDLLSLGTDINACDVKGQTALHLAAHYGLPVVLQALLSSRPPPNLEARNFEGMTPLHCAAISHSVTMKALSSSALVDVSHQTKAEEKLSCVQMLLNTGASLLSQEIKSNKTVLHLAVKEGNVDLVRYLLRIPLTNMKDFVNMKAHGHTALHMAAGLHGNPHQEEILRMLLRSGADPSIRNLENDQPAHLLQSGVQGDQLKLMLKKRSASSRRRIVSLQDQE, encoded by the exons ATGCACTTTGATAAAT CTCCAAAAGAGAAGCCGTGTTGCACTCTGCCAACAGTGAAGAAACTCTTGGAGCAGAAGAGAAGGCGTGAGACCTCCTCTGTGCCACCCTCCTGCTCTACGGCCAGCACAAGTCCTGTTCCTACACCTACTGTTACA cAGTTGTCTGCATCAGAACCATTTACCATTACAG GTGCAGCAAGCAGCTACTCAGACATGGCAGTGAGCTACGAGTCGTGGACTCCAGCACCAGAGTCAACACTCAGTTACTACCCTAGTCATCCAGGATCCAGCTACGCTCCAGCTTACAGCCTCCCAATGACATCTGAATATGGCACACAGCAGCAGGGCTCAGGATACATAGATACGATGCCTCAGACATAT CAGGAGTGCCCGATGACAGTCGCAGATCCCAACATGGCTGCATCTTGGTCACTTCTGGGTCCCAGTCTGCCCACACAGCTGACTTTTGGTTCGACGATGGATGCCACCAAGCTTGAAGAGGCCAGAATGCTGCTACAACAAATGGACTACAGCAGAGCCACCAGGCAGGATGAAGACGGAGACAC CATCCTACACATTTACACTGCCAAGGGGCTCAGGGAGTGTGCCtatgctgctgcagagaggctGAGGGATGTAGGCAGGCTTGATGCCAAAGAACACAAGGGAAAg ACTGCTTTACTGGTGGCTGTGACTGCAAACCAGCCAGAGATTGTGCAAGATCTGCTGTCCTTAGGGACTGACATCAATGCCTGTGATGTTAAAGGACAAACTGCCCTTCACCTGGCTGCCCACTATGGCTTACCAGTGGTTCTGCAG gcaCTTCTGTCTAGCAGGCCACCTCCCAACCTGGAGGCCCGCAATTTTGAAG GTATGACTCCTCTGCACTGTGCAGCCATTTCTCACAGTGTCACCATGAAGGCTCTGTCCAGCAGTGCGCTAGTAGATGTTAGTCATCAGACCAAGGCTGAGGAAAAGCTCTCCTGTGTGCAGATGCTTCTCAACACTGGGGCGTCCCTGCTTAGCCAG GAAATCAAAAGTAACAAGACTGTGCTGCACTTGGCTGTAAAGGAGGGGAATGTTGATCTGGTGCGTTATCTGCTGAGGATTCCCCTGACAAACATGAAAGACTTTGTCAACATGAAA GCTCATGGTCACACAGCTTTACACATGGCAGCCGGTCTCCATGGTAACCCCCACCAGGAGGAGATCCTGCGGATGCTGCTGAGGAGTGGTGCTGATCCCAGTATCCGCAACCTGGAGAACGACCAGCCGGCTCACCTGCTGCAGAGCGGAGTCCAGGGAGATCAG CTCAAGCTCATGCTGAAGAAACGAAGTGCTTCCTCTCGTCGACGTATCGTGTCCTTGCAGGACCAGGAATGA
- the nfkbid gene encoding NF-kappa-B inhibitor delta isoform X3, with amino-acid sequence MHFDKSPKEKPCCTLPTVKKLLEQKRRRETSSVPPSCSTASTSPVPTPTVTQLSASEPFTITGAASSYSDMAVSYESWTPAPESTLSYYPSHPGSSYAPAYSLPMTSEYGTQQQGSGYIDTMPQTYECPMTVADPNMAASWSLLGPSLPTQLTFGSTMDATKLEEARMLLQQMDYSRATRQDEDGDTILHIYTAKGLRECAYAAAERLRDVGRLDAKEHKGKTALLVAVTANQPEIVQDLLSLGTDINACDVKGQTALHLAAHYGLPVVLQALLSSRPPPNLEARNFEGMTPLHCAAISHSVTMKALSSSALVDVSHQTKAEEKLSCVQMLLNTGASLLSQEIKSNKTVLHLAVKEGNVDLVRYLLRIPLTNMKDFVNMKAHGHTALHMAAGLHGNPHQEEILRMLLRSGADPSIRNLENDQPAHLLQSGVQGDQLKLMLKKRSASSRRRIVSLQDQE; translated from the exons ATGCACTTTGATAAAT CTCCAAAAGAGAAGCCGTGTTGCACTCTGCCAACAGTGAAGAAACTCTTGGAGCAGAAGAGAAGGCGTGAGACCTCCTCTGTGCCACCCTCCTGCTCTACGGCCAGCACAAGTCCTGTTCCTACACCTACTGTTACA cAGTTGTCTGCATCAGAACCATTTACCATTACAG GTGCAGCAAGCAGCTACTCAGACATGGCAGTGAGCTACGAGTCGTGGACTCCAGCACCAGAGTCAACACTCAGTTACTACCCTAGTCATCCAGGATCCAGCTACGCTCCAGCTTACAGCCTCCCAATGACATCTGAATATGGCACACAGCAGCAGGGCTCAGGATACATAGATACGATGCCTCAGACATAT GAGTGCCCGATGACAGTCGCAGATCCCAACATGGCTGCATCTTGGTCACTTCTGGGTCCCAGTCTGCCCACACAGCTGACTTTTGGTTCGACGATGGATGCCACCAAGCTTGAAGAGGCCAGAATGCTGCTACAACAAATGGACTACAGCAGAGCCACCAGGCAGGATGAAGACGGAGACAC CATCCTACACATTTACACTGCCAAGGGGCTCAGGGAGTGTGCCtatgctgctgcagagaggctGAGGGATGTAGGCAGGCTTGATGCCAAAGAACACAAGGGAAAg ACTGCTTTACTGGTGGCTGTGACTGCAAACCAGCCAGAGATTGTGCAAGATCTGCTGTCCTTAGGGACTGACATCAATGCCTGTGATGTTAAAGGACAAACTGCCCTTCACCTGGCTGCCCACTATGGCTTACCAGTGGTTCTGCAG gcaCTTCTGTCTAGCAGGCCACCTCCCAACCTGGAGGCCCGCAATTTTGAAG GTATGACTCCTCTGCACTGTGCAGCCATTTCTCACAGTGTCACCATGAAGGCTCTGTCCAGCAGTGCGCTAGTAGATGTTAGTCATCAGACCAAGGCTGAGGAAAAGCTCTCCTGTGTGCAGATGCTTCTCAACACTGGGGCGTCCCTGCTTAGCCAG GAAATCAAAAGTAACAAGACTGTGCTGCACTTGGCTGTAAAGGAGGGGAATGTTGATCTGGTGCGTTATCTGCTGAGGATTCCCCTGACAAACATGAAAGACTTTGTCAACATGAAA GCTCATGGTCACACAGCTTTACACATGGCAGCCGGTCTCCATGGTAACCCCCACCAGGAGGAGATCCTGCGGATGCTGCTGAGGAGTGGTGCTGATCCCAGTATCCGCAACCTGGAGAACGACCAGCCGGCTCACCTGCTGCAGAGCGGAGTCCAGGGAGATCAG CTCAAGCTCATGCTGAAGAAACGAAGTGCTTCCTCTCGTCGACGTATCGTGTCCTTGCAGGACCAGGAATGA
- the nfkbid gene encoding NF-kappa-B inhibitor delta isoform X2 — MHFDKSPKEKPCCTLPTVKKLLEQKRRRETSSVPPSCSTASTSPVPTPTVTLSASEPFTITGAASSYSDMAVSYESWTPAPESTLSYYPSHPGSSYAPAYSLPMTSEYGTQQQGSGYIDTMPQTYQECPMTVADPNMAASWSLLGPSLPTQLTFGSTMDATKLEEARMLLQQMDYSRATRQDEDGDTILHIYTAKGLRECAYAAAERLRDVGRLDAKEHKGKTALLVAVTANQPEIVQDLLSLGTDINACDVKGQTALHLAAHYGLPVVLQALLSSRPPPNLEARNFEGMTPLHCAAISHSVTMKALSSSALVDVSHQTKAEEKLSCVQMLLNTGASLLSQEIKSNKTVLHLAVKEGNVDLVRYLLRIPLTNMKDFVNMKAHGHTALHMAAGLHGNPHQEEILRMLLRSGADPSIRNLENDQPAHLLQSGVQGDQLKLMLKKRSASSRRRIVSLQDQE, encoded by the exons ATGCACTTTGATAAAT CTCCAAAAGAGAAGCCGTGTTGCACTCTGCCAACAGTGAAGAAACTCTTGGAGCAGAAGAGAAGGCGTGAGACCTCCTCTGTGCCACCCTCCTGCTCTACGGCCAGCACAAGTCCTGTTCCTACACCTACTGTTACA TTGTCTGCATCAGAACCATTTACCATTACAG GTGCAGCAAGCAGCTACTCAGACATGGCAGTGAGCTACGAGTCGTGGACTCCAGCACCAGAGTCAACACTCAGTTACTACCCTAGTCATCCAGGATCCAGCTACGCTCCAGCTTACAGCCTCCCAATGACATCTGAATATGGCACACAGCAGCAGGGCTCAGGATACATAGATACGATGCCTCAGACATAT CAGGAGTGCCCGATGACAGTCGCAGATCCCAACATGGCTGCATCTTGGTCACTTCTGGGTCCCAGTCTGCCCACACAGCTGACTTTTGGTTCGACGATGGATGCCACCAAGCTTGAAGAGGCCAGAATGCTGCTACAACAAATGGACTACAGCAGAGCCACCAGGCAGGATGAAGACGGAGACAC CATCCTACACATTTACACTGCCAAGGGGCTCAGGGAGTGTGCCtatgctgctgcagagaggctGAGGGATGTAGGCAGGCTTGATGCCAAAGAACACAAGGGAAAg ACTGCTTTACTGGTGGCTGTGACTGCAAACCAGCCAGAGATTGTGCAAGATCTGCTGTCCTTAGGGACTGACATCAATGCCTGTGATGTTAAAGGACAAACTGCCCTTCACCTGGCTGCCCACTATGGCTTACCAGTGGTTCTGCAG gcaCTTCTGTCTAGCAGGCCACCTCCCAACCTGGAGGCCCGCAATTTTGAAG GTATGACTCCTCTGCACTGTGCAGCCATTTCTCACAGTGTCACCATGAAGGCTCTGTCCAGCAGTGCGCTAGTAGATGTTAGTCATCAGACCAAGGCTGAGGAAAAGCTCTCCTGTGTGCAGATGCTTCTCAACACTGGGGCGTCCCTGCTTAGCCAG GAAATCAAAAGTAACAAGACTGTGCTGCACTTGGCTGTAAAGGAGGGGAATGTTGATCTGGTGCGTTATCTGCTGAGGATTCCCCTGACAAACATGAAAGACTTTGTCAACATGAAA GCTCATGGTCACACAGCTTTACACATGGCAGCCGGTCTCCATGGTAACCCCCACCAGGAGGAGATCCTGCGGATGCTGCTGAGGAGTGGTGCTGATCCCAGTATCCGCAACCTGGAGAACGACCAGCCGGCTCACCTGCTGCAGAGCGGAGTCCAGGGAGATCAG CTCAAGCTCATGCTGAAGAAACGAAGTGCTTCCTCTCGTCGACGTATCGTGTCCTTGCAGGACCAGGAATGA